The Cottoperca gobio chromosome 5, fCotGob3.1, whole genome shotgun sequence region TAATTTACACGCTGTAAGAAATGCGGGGAATATGTGTGCTGTTTCCAAGGTGGACAAAAGCGGTATGGACGAAGATATTCAGAGGGCATTCTGTCGCCAGCGTGATCACCTGGAGAGGACTGTTGACAGCCTCAAGACGAGGCTGCTCAAATCTGCTGAGGAGCATGAGAAGGTCTATGTCAAGCTCATGAAGGTGAATGATAAAGCAGAGAACATTGCATGGACAAGTCTTATTTATCTTGGAAGTATTGAAACAATCTAACAGTCTAAAGAGAAAGGTATCCAGTATATCCTTCTTGGTTTGATGTGAGCCTGAGCAGCTTTACTGAAGACGTGATATTCTAACAGTGATTGTTACTCcgcaggagaatgtgactcTCATTACCGAAATCAATGATCTGCGTAAGGAGCTGCGTCTGGTGAGGACTCAGGTTAAAGATCACAAAGCTCAGCTGGCCACGTTCAAGAAGTCCAACAAGTCTCGTCCCAACTCAGAGGAAGGGCCTAAAAAGGAGCCTCAACAAGACGTCAGCTAAGGAACAGAAAGAACAGAAGACTCCCAGGAGCCGTGGTAACACTGCAGAGACATCACCAccaatggtgatattttatatctctttactttagccttttaatggtgatattttatatctctttacgttagccttttaatggtgatattttatatctctttacgttagccttttaatggtgatattttatatctctttacgttagccttttaatggtgatattttatatctctttacgttagccttttaatggtgatattttattttatctctttactttagccttttaatggtgatattttatatctctttactttagccttttaatggtgatattttatatctctttactttagccttttaatggtgatattttatatctctttactttagccttttaatggtgatattttatatctctttactttagccttttaatggtgatattttatatctctttactttagccttttaatggtgatattttgtatatttttatctttgccttttaatggtgccagtttaaactaatttaaatgatttcataaatttTTGCTATGCCTggttgaatgtgtaaaggtaactgagataaatttcagagtgtgtatttttgaaaagcctaagatcaaatagactgtgttactacgggaaaaagaggaagtttctctgataatgtgtattggagaataactggctttaaccgaagggagtaaaccagtggaaaggccacaggggcgcatagttgatctcatgctttcaaaatatggctctgacagtttaaaacatcttcaagaatggtgtgatgaatgtggtttcccggcagtagggtcgttaagtacggcacagatagggaaactaggcatgatttccaatgttactattttaattctgctatattatattttaatttagctattttatccgctatttttataatggtacttcagactcatttacatcaacactgtgattattgtactgtaaatgctcttattctgtctaatcttgtactaattgtttttgctgtaaTTCTtgcatgaaaggtgctatacaaataaagcttattattaacAGCATCACTAAACACAACAAAGCAGCCAATTATTTGCATTTGTTGAGCACCACAGGATTTTCTTGCATTAATGAACTTATAGTTGCTGCTACATTAGTCATGTACAAACATTCTTCTTTGTATTAGATTTAATATACACTTTCTGAGATGAATTTGAAGGGATGTTTTGCAAAAAGAAACTCAAATTCTTTGTTTTACTACATATTCACCATGGATTTAGAAAATGATACATATGTATTTAAACCACTTGTCTTGTTTATTCCCCTGGAGCACCAGTTGTGAGGAGTCGTGTCGTGTCGGACTTGAATGTTAACGTCTTCCTTCAGTGGAAACAGACCACTAACCCAACCCCTTCAAACTTGCCAACGCTGCATAAATTCACGGTCAAACGTGACCTTCCCCCGTCGAGGCGATATTCGGCTGAAAGGTCACCAGAGTTGAACGCCGGGCGAAGCGAAGATTCAAAATTGCTTTCAGTTTGCGTATGTGACCAGCCCGAATCCAACACATTCTTTCAATCTGTAGTCCTCTTTATGAAGCTGTTTAAGTGCACATTAAATAAGTCTTTACTTTTTTTCCTTAAAGCAATTGACAAATACTTATGCAGACTTATGTTCACAGCATGCCCCTTTTAAAGGCAAGTTATGTGTCTTGGGATGTGGTAGGAAAAGAAACACTAATGGCAACATAACTGGCTcaatttcagtttctttctggATATATCACAAATGATCgtttataaatgtaaagtatGTTATTGTACCGGAGGTGTTAGAAAGCTGGTTCAGTCATGGCTGATCACAGAACTAATGATGTACCATCTCTGGGCCACACTAGTGCAACATGTTAACATATGGCTACGCTTCTGCCATTCCTGAATATAAgataaacattatgaacattCAAAAAACCTTTACAGGTGCTGGACCAGAAATCTGACCAAAGATCTGATTCAGATTCATTCCTGAATATAGGACGGCATATTTGCGTATTCTGGATCATGGAACAGGAAGCACAGTCTGCACTGATCAGATTTATTAACTGAGATACAACTCACTTTAAATAGTAAAAGGCAACAAAGGGTTAGAagagtaaaaacacacaacagagacaCCGTAATAtaacaatgaaaatgaaaaacgaTGCATCTAAAAGTTTGCGGACATCTTGGGGAGGTCTTGTTTCAGGTCCACGACGTGCATCTCAACCCTCCTGTGCAGCTCGTCCATCGACGTGGACAGAGTGTCATACAGAGCCTGGACACAGTGAAGGGACATGTTAGCCTCAACCCATGAATGAAAGAATAACACCTGTGTGAGACGCTCGTACCTGagctttctttgtctctttgctgGAGACGTCTCTCAGGCTCTGGATGTTGGCCTTCAGCTGCTGCGTCTCTCTGGAGATCTCTTGGATTTTGTCAGCCATCTCCTCGCGCTTCTGATGGATGTGGTTATACTGCCTGGGGAACAGTTCAATGTGGACAGTTTACGGGACATGATTGTCACATTCTTTCTATTCATCATGCAACTATTTAAATGCATTGCTATTGTAGAAATGACCAGCAGGTGAATCAcgttgtatatatgtaaataccCCAGCACATCTTGAGCGTGCTGCTCCTtcgtctctttctttttctgccgGCGGATGTTCTGTTTGGACTCTTTGTCCAGCTTCATGCCCAGCGCTCGCTTCATCTGGCCTTCCTCGATGCACAGGTTCTTCagctccttctgcttcttctcgtACTGAGCCGCCAGCTCCTggtgctgcacacacagaagaaTGATAAGCTGATAATAAAGCTACAAATTCCACGCCACAGATTTGCCACGAAGTAAGAAGAGAATCAGTCAAtaacactaaataaataaagtctcaTCTCTGCACTGAAGCCCAACTGACTGTGTTACTACTGTCTACTAAATAATTCACCTGTGTTGTGTTGGAAGAGGATCTTTAAACTGAACTTGGATTATTTCCTAATaaccccaaaaaaacaaaacaattcaaaatTTGTCAAATTGGCACAATCTATGCAGCAGTCTCCTCATCCGTCTCATGACCGTACAACAATATACTGACGTTATTTAAATACCATCAGCAGAGCATGCAGGTAACCAGTCTATCAATATCTGTTAACATTCAGCAGTACGTGAAATCTGTGGAGGATGCTACTCGtctttttgtattcttttaCTTAAAGTAACCACATTCAAAGTCgctttctgtttatttctctctctttgccatTTCTAAGTGTTGAAAGGTGTTTGGATCTGCGCTCGTTCTAAGATAGATGTGGACACAGAGCACTTGCTCAGACCTCCTCCTGTTGCTGCTTGCTGTTGTTCATGCTGCTCTCCAGGTCCTGCAGCCGGTTGTACATCTGCTGGATCTCAGCCTCAGTGTGAGTCACACTCTGCACCATGTTCTGCAGCTCCACCACGCGCCCATCTGTTTCTTTCTGAAACCAATGCCGTCAAAAAGGTATCATACAcgtgaattaaataaaatgtcagtctAACCTCATTTCTCAACACCAGCCCTGTTTTCTTCTCTACTCACGATGGAGTTCTTGACGTTCTTGAcgttctctctcatcttctccatCTGACTCTTCAGCTCCTCTGGAGACTCCACAATCTGAGACTTGAGTTTGCCGATGTCTTCCTTCAGGTTGCTGACGTCCACCTTCACCTGGgcctgacacacacatccaaacacaCCTCTTCAATGAAAGGCCTCGTCTCTTCCTGTAATGTGGATTTATCTTCCTAATGTGGTTTGAGCCGTCAGAACAAAGTAGCTCATAATATTGTTCACAAAGACGTATAATCTTTACATCACAGTCACATACCAGTTTCTGAGTCTTCTCTGCAATTTTGGTTTTCCACTCTGCGATGCTTTCATTTTTCGCATTCTGAAAAGAGATTTTATTTCActtgagagcacacacacacacacacacacacacacacacacacacaggttttatCATTTGGCTGTTTCATCACAACTCACCACTTCCTGGTATTCGTGCATGGTGGTGGTCTGCAGCTCGGCGAGAGCAGCTGCCAGCTCGTCGGCCTCAGCCTGCTGCTCCGGTGGGATGGTCCTGAACAGggacaagaaagagaaaacatgcaCGTAATACTGTTCGGATCatgaacacattattattaatgaaataaatgactttGTGATCTTGatataacatttgttttcaaatgatCATCATTCAATTATTTTGCCTTTAggactacaacaacaaaaatatcaTTCATGTCAGTTAATCTGTCCAATTCATTgcagaaatattacatttaaaatttaaaacaGCTAAACGTCACAttaagaagctggaagcagCAATACAGCAAacgacaaaaataaaaatcccacACATTGAATCCAAGACTTACGTCAGTATTTCaatcttcttctctgcttctaAATTGCCTTTAGTGAAAGCCTGCAGCTTGTCCATGTCTGCCCTCTGTCAACAGAGAGTGTAACtgtaacaacaactccaaacaCACTGAATCCAGGAGAACGGCTGCTTCCTGGTCAGCAGTGACAAGAACAGTCATAGCAGAAAAACAAGCTGACGGCTAAAAAGAGTTCTTCTCAAGACTCACCATGTGCAAAATGTCAAGAGGTGTGTCTGCATTATAGTCTGAACTCTATTTTAGATTAGCATTACAATATTTCTAATTAAAATTGCCATTTTATAGCCAACCACTAACCCCCCCCATCACATGTGTGGACCTATATAACATACAAATTTGGACTGCTTCTCCAAGATCAGGTCCATCCTCTGCTTCCTGAAGTGAAGGAAGTTCATGATGGCACTTAGAATAGTCAGAGTCTTCTGTTTTTCTGGAAAGGAAGAACTTGACCATTATCCAGTGTTATCTGACATCAGAGGAGAAGATACAGCTGAAAAACATATACTTACTTGGAGCCAGAAGGTCATTCAGTGAAAA contains the following coding sequences:
- the nuf2 gene encoding kinetochore protein Nuf2, giving the protein MSENTFPVYTADAIVNFYRTEVLTGQEAKHFTKGDLTPVPKPESIQTLYMRVLHLLYRFRPECHSMIPLLENIQNPVYHEGSTAITSVYIRMRQFLPMCLVYDFSLNDLLAPKKQKTLTILSAIMNFLHFRKQRMDLILEKQSKFRADMDKLQAFTKGNLEAEKKIEILTTIPPEQQAEADELAAALAELQTTTMHEYQEVNAKNESIAEWKTKIAEKTQKLAQVKVDVSNLKEDIGKLKSQIVESPEELKSQMEKMRENVKNVKNSIKETDGRVVELQNMVQSVTHTEAEIQQMYNRLQDLESSMNNSKQQQEEHQELAAQYEKKQKELKNLCIEEGQMKRALGMKLDKESKQNIRRQKKKETKEQHAQDVLGQYNHIHQKREEMADKIQEISRETQQLKANIQSLRDVSSKETKKAQALYDTLSTSMDELHRRVEMHVVDLKQDLPKMSANF